One window of the Azospirillum sp. TSH58 genome contains the following:
- a CDS encoding electron transfer flavoprotein subunit alpha/FixB family protein: MSILVIAEHDNAALKAATLNAVGAAAKIASSVQGDIHVLVAGQGAQAVAEAASKIAGVAKVLLADDAAYAHPLPENVAPLVVGLAKGYGPEKYEHLLAAASSEGKNLLPRVAALLDVAAISDITGVVSADTFERPIYAGNAIATVKSADPIKVVTVRTTAFEAAAATGGSATVESIAGTGDAGSARFVGQELTKSERPELTQAKIVVSGGRGMQSGDNFKLLEALADKLGAAVGASRAAVDAGFVPNDYQVGQTGKIVAPELYIAVGISGAIQHLAGMKDSKVIVAINKDEEAPIFQVADYGLVADLFKAVPELTAGV; this comes from the coding sequence ATGTCCATTCTCGTCATCGCCGAACACGACAACGCCGCGCTGAAGGCCGCCACGCTGAACGCGGTCGGCGCCGCCGCCAAGATCGCCAGCTCGGTTCAGGGCGACATCCACGTGCTGGTCGCCGGCCAGGGCGCCCAGGCCGTCGCCGAGGCGGCGTCCAAGATCGCCGGGGTGGCCAAGGTGCTGCTGGCCGACGACGCGGCCTACGCCCACCCGCTGCCGGAGAACGTCGCGCCGCTGGTCGTCGGTCTGGCCAAGGGCTACGGCCCCGAAAAGTATGAGCATCTTCTGGCCGCCGCCTCGTCGGAGGGCAAGAATCTGCTGCCGCGCGTCGCCGCGCTGCTCGACGTCGCGGCGATCTCCGACATCACCGGGGTGGTCTCCGCCGACACCTTCGAGCGGCCGATCTACGCCGGCAACGCCATCGCCACGGTGAAGTCCGCCGACCCGATCAAGGTCGTCACGGTGCGCACCACCGCCTTCGAGGCGGCCGCCGCCACGGGCGGCTCGGCGACGGTCGAGAGCATCGCCGGGACGGGCGACGCCGGCTCGGCCAGGTTCGTCGGCCAGGAGCTGACGAAATCGGAGCGTCCGGAGCTGACCCAGGCCAAGATCGTGGTGTCGGGCGGCCGCGGCATGCAGTCGGGCGACAACTTCAAGCTGCTGGAGGCGCTGGCCGACAAGCTGGGGGCGGCGGTCGGGGCCAGCCGCGCGGCGGTGGACGCCGGCTTCGTGCCGAACGACTACCAGGTCGGCCAGACCGGCAAGATCGTGGCGCCCGAGCTGTACATCGCCGTCGGCATTTCCGGGGCCATCCAGCACCTCGCCGGCATGAAGGACAGCAAGGTCATCGTCGCCATCAACAAGGACGAGGAGGCGCCGATCTTCCAGGTCGCCGACTACGGCCTCGTCGCCGACCTCTTCAAGGCGGTGCCGGAGCTGACGGCCGGGGTGTGA